The Knoellia sp. S7-12 region GGTCGCGTGTTCGGGTGGTCACCCGCTTCCGACGCAGCGAGAACATCCAGGTGGGGACGCAACTGCGAGGCCTGCAGCCGGGTGCCGCGGTCGAGACAGCGGCACTGGTCGCGGGGCAACCGCCGGTCCTGGCAGACGTCGCAGCGCCGGCGAACCTCCAAGTGGTGACCCAGGTCGAGGGGATGCTCCGCTTGCGCGACGGCGTTGGTGGGCTCACCGCCCCGGTCCCGGGCCAAGCCGCCTTCCACGTCACCCTCGACGTCGAGGTGCACTTCGGCGACCGCGTCGACCTCTACGAGGGATTGGAGCTAGGAGCCGAGCACCCGCGCTTCATCACGACGGTGCTGCACGCCACCGAACCAGCCGACCAGAGTTGCCTTGTGAAGCTTGTCGGCGCGAAACCAGCAGTCGCAGGGCCCGCTCCATCTGTGCCGACCGCGGCCACGCTTCTGGCTGCTTTGGTGTCGCTTGGAGAGGAGGGCGTCCACCTTGCTGGTGGGTCCGACGGGGGCGAGCTGACGCCCAGCGCCCTACAGGGCCAAGGCGCCGACTCTGATTCGTCATCTCCGGCCACCGGGCTCGCCGCCCTGGGCGAGGTCGACGACATCGCCATTGTCGCCATGCCCGACAGCACGTACTTCCGGGACGAGGAGAGCACCGCGGAGGCGGTGGACGCCCTGATCACGCACTGCGAACGGGCTCGCTTCCGGTTCGCGCTCATCGATCCTCCCGAGAACGCCGCCTTCTCCGAGGTCCGTGCGTTCCGCTCGAGGTTCGACAGCTCGTACGGCGCCCTCTACCACCCATGGCTGCGCGTCAGCGATCTCACTCCGGGTGCTGATCCCGAGTTGGCGCCCACGCCGGTTGACGTCCCGCCGTCGGGCGCGATGGCCGGGATCTTCGCCCGCTCGGACACCGAGCGCGGCGTGCACAAGGCACCTGCCAACCAGGTGGTGCGCGGCATCACCGAGTTCGTCGCCCCAGTCTCCGCCCGTGAACAGGAGATGCTCAACCCCGAGGGCGTGAATGCACTGCGCTACTTCAAGGGGCGGGGCAACCTGGTCTGGGGCGCCCGCACGATCTCCTCGGACCCCGAGTGGAAGTACGTCAACGTCCGGCGTCTGCTCATCTACCTTGAGCACTCGATCGAGAAGTCGACGCAATGGGCAGTCTTCGAGCCCAACGACGAACGCCTCTGGGTGACGATCCGGAGCTTGATCGAAGCCTTCCTCATCTCGATCTGGCGCTCCGGCGCACTGATGGGCACCAAGCCTGAGGAGGCGTTCTTCGTGCGCTGCGACCGCACCACCATGACCCAGAACGACCTGGACAACGGCCGGCTCCTCTGCGAGATCGGAGTCGCACCCGTCCGCCCGGCGGAGTTCATCATCTTCCGCATCGCCCAGTTCACGAGCGACGCACCAGGCGGCTGACCGCCCAACGGCTCGGTCCGACGCCGCGGCGAAAACGGGCTTCGCCCGATCCAACGTGGGTATGCCGGGTAGCTCGATGGGTCCTGGCTCGAGGCTTCGTGAAGCACCAACAATCCGCGCGGTGCTCGGACGCTTCAGCCGTCGACCTAGCAGGCTTCGCCGCAGGTCCGGCTGCGCGTCAGCTCGCAGCGGCCTCGATCTCCCAGTTGATGATCTTGAGGTCGCGCGGACTCGGCGCACCGGCGCCCACCTCGAGGAGCTGCTTGAGACTCATCAGATAGGTCGCCCACTTGGTGCTGCAGTGGTGCATGAACAGGACCGGCTCCCGCCAGTCGCGGTGCCCGAAGTTCACGGTCGTCCAGCCGTCCTCATGGGTCAGGGACCAGTCGATGGTCGTCCCGATCCACTCCTCGGGACCGTCGACAACCTCCCAGGCCACGCGTTCGCCGGGGACGCTCTCGCGCACCAGCATGTCGAATCCGCCTGCGGGGAAACGGAATTGGATCACGCCGCCGATGTCCGTGGAGCCGGTTGTCTCTTCGGTCCACCATCCTCTGAGTCCCTCGATGGTGGCGATGGCGTCGTAGACCTTGTCGGGAGTCGCGTGGACCCCCACCTGGTGCAGGATGTCAACCATTGTTCTTTCCCTTCTGTGATGTGGGTTTCTGTGATGTCGCGTTCGCTGATGTCGCCGGACTGCTGTTCTTGGTGCGTTCGATGGTTTCGGCGAGCCGCTTGATGCGCCGCAGTCGGGCGCCCCAGGCGCTGCCGACGGCGGACAGCTGAGCGACGAGGGCGTCGAGCCTTCGCCGCCGATTGGGATCACTGACTGTCGACCTGCGGTCGCCGAACGTGGCACTTGCGACGGTCCTCATGACGACGCTGACGACCCCGCCAAGGCCCCTGCGTAGGCGGCCAGCCGAGGCAGGAAGGTGTCCCACCCGTTCTCGTGGTCGCGGTAGGCCTCCTCGAGGAGGGCGACCTCCCAACCCCTCTCCCGGAAGCCGGTCTCGGTGAGCCGCAGCGTCGTGCCGGTCGCGGAGGGCTCGAGATCGAAGGTCACCAGGAGCGAGTTGCCCTGCGTGGCCGCTTCTCCCTCAGAGATGACCCAGCGGAAGGAGAACCGATGCGGTCGGTCCACCTCGACGACAGTGAAGGACTCGACCTGTGCGCGCTCGCCCCAGACCACCTCACCGACGGCGCCCGGGACCACGTCGTCGAGGCTGGCGTCGTCGGACCACCACTCGCGGATGTGTTCCGGACGACTCACCACATCGAAGACCACCTCCGGCGAGGCCTCGACGTGTACCTGTCGCTCCAGCGTTCCGAACTCCATGACCAACCTCCTGATATGCAACCTGTTGTTGCACATCAACATAGGCGAGGACGATCGCATACGCAACCCTTCGTTGCACGTTCCAGTCACTCACCTGTCGAAGAAGAGGACAAACCCCATCGGGTATGCCCGCCTCGCTGGGCTTGGGAGCAGTGGTTTCCGTTCCGGGATGATTGCGTCCGTAATCGTGTGGTTTGGGCCCAAAGATGACTGGGCATGGCTCCTGTCTGGCTGTGGCCGAGGTGTCCGCCGACAAGCAGATGAAGCTCCGCTATGCGGGTCAATGTCACCTGTGCGCGCGAGAGCTCCCGGCCCGAGCCGAGGCCATCTACGACCGCACGACCAAGACCGTGCGATGCGTTGACTGCAGCCCTGAGCCTTTGCCTGAAGCCACGAGTGTCGAAGCCTCAGCCGAACCGATCGTCGTCGTCGAACAGGCCGAAGGCGCCGACGAAGTTCAGCAGGTTGAGGTTGGGAGCGCTGGCCTTTCGGCCAGGCGGGAGTTTGAGCGACGTCATGCCAATCGCGAACAGCGCATCCGCACGAAGCACCGAAAAGTAGGCGGACTCATGCTCGCCCTGAGCGATGACCCTCAATCCACCACGGCCTGGGACAAAGGCGCCCTTGGCGAGGAGCGCCTTGCCAACGGCCTCAACAAGCGCTCCTCCCCCAGCCTCCGCGTTCTTCACGACCGTCGCATCCCCGGAACACGAGCGAACATCGACCACATCGCGGCGACGCCCAGTGGTATCTGGGTCATCGACGCAAAGCGCTATGTGGGCAAGCGTCCAACGCTTCGGGTCGAAGGCGGGCTCTTTCGGCCTCGCACGGAGACGTTGATGGTGGGCGGGCGCAAACAGAACAGGCTCGTCGACGGAATGCTCAAGCAGCTCGAGGTGGTGCGCGGGGTCATAGGCCAGGCGATCCCGGTGACAGGCGTGCTGTGCTTCATCGAGTCCGACTGGCCACTCATCGGAGGCGATTTCACCACTCGAGGAGTGAGGGTCACCTGGCCCAAGCGCCTCTACTCCCGCCTCGAGGCGGAGGGGTCGCTGACTTGTGACGTCGAGACGCACCACCGCAACCTCGCACAAGCCCTTCCCTCTGCCTGAAACGTGTCCTCGCATTCTCGCTGACTTCCACGAGGCTGCCGTTCCGATGCTCCCTCCACATCGCATTGATCGCCGGGTCGACAACGAACCCACACATGCCACGCAGATACCTCGAATAAGCCGGCCCCCATCAGTGAGTCCTGGCAAGCTGCACCACGTGACCGGGGATCCGAATGACAGCCTGCTGGAAGGGCTCTACGAGAGTCTGATCACCGCAGAGCTCGAAGCTCGGCTCGCGGCTGACGGGCTCCACCTTGTGGGGCGAGGTCCTGTCGACGAGGGCGACGAACCCGAGATCCTTGCCCGCCACATTCGAGACGCCGCTCTGCGCGCGCTCCGGGGTGAGCGCAACCGAGACGCCCGACTCGCTCTCGTTAACCGCCTTGTCGATCATCTGGGGGCGCCCGATCTGACACTTGCCGCGTCGTCAAGCCAACTTCTCTCAGTGGGATTGCCAACGGCTCCGGGTGGCTATCCGCGCAACTTCCGCGATCGCCCCGCCACTCCCCTGTCAGATGCGGCGCTCTTGACCAACGCCCAGGGCGAACCGTCCGTCGGCCACGAGATCATTGCCGAGCTCGCGAGCGCCGACCGTGTCGACGTAATCATGGCGTTCGTCAAGTGGTACGGCCTGCGCCTTCTGGAGGACCGCCTTCGCGAGATCAAGAGTCGCGGTATCCCCTTGAGGCTGATCACGACCACCTACATGGGCGCGACCGAACGCGCCGCGCTGGACCGCCTCGTCCGGGACTTCGGGGCCGAGGTCAAGATCCAATACGACTCACAGCGCACTCGCCTCCACGCCAAGGCCTGGCTCTTCCGACGAAACACAGGTTTCGACACGGCATACGTGGGCTCAAGCAACCTGTCTCGGGCAGCGATGCTGGACGGCGTCGAGTGGAACGTCCGCCTGTCGTCGGTCGCAACGCCGACGCTCATCCAGAAGTTCAGCGCAACGTTCGACAGCTATTGGAATGACCCCACATTCGAGAGCTATGACCCCGACACTGACCGGGATCGGCTCGACGACGCGCTGGCTGAGGCAGGCGGAAGCAAGACTCATGACCGCGTCACGCTCACTCTGTCTGGCCTGGAAGTCCGGCCGTACGCGTACCAGCAGGAGATGCTCGACCAACTTGAAGTCGAGCGGGTCGTGCACGGTCGTCACCGCAACCTCGTCGTCGCCGCAACCGGAACAGGCAAGACCGTCATTGCCGGGCTCGACTACCGACGCCTGGCAGCTGCTGCTCCAATGCGCCCGACCTTGCTGTTCGTCGCCCATCGACGCGAGATTCTGGAACAGTCGCTGCGGACCTATCGCGAAGTACTCGCCGACCCCAACTTCGGCGAGCTGTACGTCGGCGGCGCGCGACCCGAGCGATGGGAGCACGTCTTCGCCTCCGTGCAATCCCTGACGGCATACGGCATCGACAACATCCCACCTGGCGCTTTCCGCATTGTCGTGATCGACGAATTCCACCATGCGGAGGCGAAGACGTATAGGCGGATCCTGGAGCGCCTAAATCCTCGCGAGCTCGTGGGCCTAACAGCGACTCCCGAGCGGGGCGATGGCGTCGACGTCCGACAGTTCTTCGATGGACGTACGGCCGCAGAGTTGCGCTTGTGGGATGCGCTCAAAGCCGACCTCTTGACGCCCTTCCACTACTTCGCCATCGCGGATGGGCTGGACATGAGAGGCGTTGATTGGAAGGCCGGGTCGTACGACCCAACGGAACTCTCCAGTCTCGTGACCGGCAACGACACCAGAGCTCGGATCGTTCTCAAGGCCCTGCGCGACAAGGTGGCCGACTTGAGCACCATGAAGGCTGTCGCCTTTTGCGTGTCTCAGGATCACGCCCGCTACATGGCTCAGGTCTTCAACGAAGCGGGCATCAGCGCTGCAACCGTGCTCGGTGACACACGTGCCAACGACCGCGACGCCGCAATCGCCAATCTCCGAAGTGGCGCGGTCCAAGCCCTCTTCACAGTCGACGTGTTCAACGAAGGTGTGGACGTCCCTGCCATCAACACGGTGCTCTTCCTCCGCCCGACGGAGAGCGCAACCGTCTTCCTCCAGCAACTCGGCCGAGGGTTGCGTCGGGCGCAAGACAAGGCCGTCCTCACTGCCCTGGACTTCGTTGGCCACCACCGCACAGAGTTCCGATTCGATCAGCGGTTCCGGGCGATGACGGGAAGCAGTCGCACTCAGCTTGAGCGGGACATTGAGCGCGGCTTCCCGTTCCTGCCTGCAGGCACGCAGATTGTCCTCGATCGACAGAGTCAGGAGCTCGTTCTCCAGAACGTCCGTGCTCAGGTCATCAAGCGCTGGGCCAACATCACTGGTGAGTTGCGCGCTCACCCCACCGCGAACCTCGGGCAGTTCCTGCACGACTCCGGCGTCGAACTTTCGGACGTCGTACGCGGCGACCGTTCCTGGTCGCGTCTCCGGCGGGAAGCGGGTCTCGATATGGCCGCGCCTGGCACCCGCGAGGAAGCAATCCTAAAGCGGGTGCGCGCGTTGGTCCACGTGGACGATCCCGATCGTGCCGTGGCCTATCTGCAGTGGTTGAGCGACGACGCCCCCTCATACGAATCGGCAAACCCGGCGCTCCAAGCGTTTGGTCGCATGCTGTTCTTCTCCCTGTGGCCCGACGGTGGCGGATTCGATTCGTATGCCGCTGGCCTGAGTGCGCTCCGAAGCGAGTCAGCCGCACGGAGCGATCTGAGAGCGGTCATCCAACTTGGGCTAGATACAGCAGAACGAGTCAGCGCGCCGCTCGGCGACGACCTGGCACTTCGCCCGTTACGAGTACATGGGCGGTACACACGCGAGGAAATCGTCGCGGCGCTGGACTACGTCTCGATCAACGGTCGTAAGGCCAACAGCTTCCGCGAGGGTGTCCTGTTCTCCCCAGCAGCAAACGCGGACGCCTTCCTGGTGACTCTCAACAAATCAGAGGCTGAGTACTCTCCGACCACGATGTACCAGGACTACGCGATCAGCCAGGAGCTCTTCCACTGGGAGTCGCAGTCAGTCACGGCCGTTGCATCACCAACTGGGCAGCGGTATCTCAACCACCGCGCACGAGGAAGCCACATCCTGCTCTTTGCTCGCCAGCAGAAGGTCACGGAATTCGGTACCGGCGCTCCTTACCTGTTCCTCGGCGAGGCCGACTACGTCGAGCACCGCGGCGAGCGCCCTATCGCCATCACATGGCGCCTACGAACCCCAATGCCCACCGTCGATTTCACAGCAGCGAAGGTAGTCGCATGAGGTGGCCACGCCCTACCCACTCGCAGAAGAACATGAGCGGCAACCGTTCGGGGACAAGGGGTCGGTGCCATTTCCGGCCACATCTGGCTGGGGTGGTCGCCACTAGCCCGACAATTGATCAGAACCAGATGCGCGACACATGTCGGCCAACTGATGCGTCCTGGTCGGTTAGTCGCGTCACTTCGGCTCCCTTCTGTTGTCAACCGGCCGGTTCTAGGTGCTTAGTGGGCTCGGTCTTTCGCAGCGCGGCTGTCGCGCGTAGCGTCCTTGGTGCGGGTCCGGGAAGTGGCTGATCCGAAGTGCCGGTGTGCGGGTGCGAGCCGGTCGCGCTGGATGTATGAGACGCCCCGCGTTGCCCTCCCGGGCCCGCCTCTTTGCCCGTGGCTTGGGCGGGTGAGGCATCGGCGACCAGCTGTCGATAGATGACGTCGGAGATCCTTCGCTTGAGGCAGCGCAGTGCCTCGAGGGGTTTCTTGCCCTCGGCGC contains the following coding sequences:
- a CDS encoding DUF3427 domain-containing protein, translating into MTGDPNDSLLEGLYESLITAELEARLAADGLHLVGRGPVDEGDEPEILARHIRDAALRALRGERNRDARLALVNRLVDHLGAPDLTLAASSSQLLSVGLPTAPGGYPRNFRDRPATPLSDAALLTNAQGEPSVGHEIIAELASADRVDVIMAFVKWYGLRLLEDRLREIKSRGIPLRLITTTYMGATERAALDRLVRDFGAEVKIQYDSQRTRLHAKAWLFRRNTGFDTAYVGSSNLSRAAMLDGVEWNVRLSSVATPTLIQKFSATFDSYWNDPTFESYDPDTDRDRLDDALAEAGGSKTHDRVTLTLSGLEVRPYAYQQEMLDQLEVERVVHGRHRNLVVAATGTGKTVIAGLDYRRLAAAAPMRPTLLFVAHRREILEQSLRTYREVLADPNFGELYVGGARPERWEHVFASVQSLTAYGIDNIPPGAFRIVVIDEFHHAEAKTYRRILERLNPRELVGLTATPERGDGVDVRQFFDGRTAAELRLWDALKADLLTPFHYFAIADGLDMRGVDWKAGSYDPTELSSLVTGNDTRARIVLKALRDKVADLSTMKAVAFCVSQDHARYMAQVFNEAGISAATVLGDTRANDRDAAIANLRSGAVQALFTVDVFNEGVDVPAINTVLFLRPTESATVFLQQLGRGLRRAQDKAVLTALDFVGHHRTEFRFDQRFRAMTGSSRTQLERDIERGFPFLPAGTQIVLDRQSQELVLQNVRAQVIKRWANITGELRAHPTANLGQFLHDSGVELSDVVRGDRSWSRLRREAGLDMAAPGTREEAILKRVRALVHVDDPDRAVAYLQWLSDDAPSYESANPALQAFGRMLFFSLWPDGGGFDSYAAGLSALRSESAARSDLRAVIQLGLDTAERVSAPLGDDLALRPLRVHGRYTREEIVAALDYVSINGRKANSFREGVLFSPAANADAFLVTLNKSEAEYSPTTMYQDYAISQELFHWESQSVTAVASPTGQRYLNHRARGSHILLFARQQKVTEFGTGAPYLFLGEADYVEHRGERPIAITWRLRTPMPTVDFTAAKVVA
- a CDS encoding phage tail sheath C-terminal domain-containing protein, producing the protein MPEYRTPGTYVEETTLRSRSIEGVPTSTLGMVGVTEFGPVPHPSTDGNWVHGPVLVASTAEYERVYGGFSNRAMPCRLALAARAFFTNGGQRLYVQRVFVPTPVSAGTGPEDDIARIDLPVGANDPVARWEARWPGAAGSRVRVVTRFRRSENIQVGTQLRGLQPGAAVETAALVAGQPPVLADVAAPANLQVVTQVEGMLRLRDGVGGLTAPVPGQAAFHVTLDVEVHFGDRVDLYEGLELGAEHPRFITTVLHATEPADQSCLVKLVGAKPAVAGPAPSVPTAATLLAALVSLGEEGVHLAGGSDGGELTPSALQGQGADSDSSSPATGLAALGEVDDIAIVAMPDSTYFRDEESTAEAVDALITHCERARFRFALIDPPENAAFSEVRAFRSRFDSSYGALYHPWLRVSDLTPGADPELAPTPVDVPPSGAMAGIFARSDTERGVHKAPANQVVRGITEFVAPVSAREQEMLNPEGVNALRYFKGRGNLVWGARTISSDPEWKYVNVRRLLIYLEHSIEKSTQWAVFEPNDERLWVTIRSLIEAFLISIWRSGALMGTKPEEAFFVRCDRTTMTQNDLDNGRLLCEIGVAPVRPAEFIIFRIAQFTSDAPGG
- a CDS encoding SRPBCC domain-containing protein gives rise to the protein MVDILHQVGVHATPDKVYDAIATIEGLRGWWTEETTGSTDIGGVIQFRFPAGGFDMLVRESVPGERVAWEVVDGPEEWIGTTIDWSLTHEDGWTTVNFGHRDWREPVLFMHHCSTKWATYLMSLKQLLEVGAGAPSPRDLKIINWEIEAAAS
- a CDS encoding SRPBCC family protein; translated protein: MEFGTLERQVHVEASPEVVFDVVSRPEHIREWWSDDASLDDVVPGAVGEVVWGERAQVESFTVVEVDRPHRFSFRWVISEGEAATQGNSLLVTFDLEPSATGTTLRLTETGFRERGWEVALLEEAYRDHENGWDTFLPRLAAYAGALAGSSASS
- a CDS encoding nuclease-related domain-containing protein, producing the protein MAEVSADKQMKLRYAGQCHLCARELPARAEAIYDRTTKTVRCVDCSPEPLPEATSVEASAEPIVVVEQAEGADEVQQVEVGSAGLSARREFERRHANREQRIRTKHRKVGGLMLALSDDPQSTTAWDKGALGEERLANGLNKRSSPSLRVLHDRRIPGTRANIDHIAATPSGIWVIDAKRYVGKRPTLRVEGGLFRPRTETLMVGGRKQNRLVDGMLKQLEVVRGVIGQAIPVTGVLCFIESDWPLIGGDFTTRGVRVTWPKRLYSRLEAEGSLTCDVETHHRNLAQALPSA